One Qiania dongpingensis genomic window carries:
- a CDS encoding Glu/Leu/Phe/Val family dehydrogenase encodes MGKYNPYDNVLAVVENAAKVLGYKESDYEALKYPERELKVSIPVQMDDGSVKVFEGFRVQHSTSRGPAKGGVRFHPNVNQDEVKALAAWMTFKCAVVNIPYGGAKGGVICDPTVLSEGEMRRITRRFTAMIAPIIGPDQDVPAPDVGTNPKVMGWMMDTYSMLKGHCVPGVVTGKPIEIGGALGRSEATGRGVMITTKNTLAKLGMEMAGTSVVVQGMGNVGSISAKLLHAEGMKVIGVSDVSGGLYCKDGLDIPGILEYLKTPKALLEGYNAPGVEHIANEALLELETTVLVPAALENQIHGGNADKLNCKIIIEAANGPTTVEADEILKNRGILLIPDILANAGGVVVSYFEWVQNIQSMYWTEEDVNKRLKEIMDRAFEAVWDIAKENGVEPRIGAYLIAIKRTVEAKKLRGIWP; translated from the coding sequence ATGGGTAAGTATAATCCTTACGACAACGTGCTGGCAGTAGTAGAAAACGCAGCAAAGGTTTTAGGATACAAAGAGAGCGACTATGAAGCACTTAAGTATCCCGAGAGAGAATTAAAGGTTTCTATTCCGGTACAGATGGATGACGGCAGTGTTAAGGTGTTTGAAGGCTTCCGTGTTCAGCACTCCACCAGCCGCGGGCCGGCTAAGGGCGGCGTTCGTTTCCATCCGAATGTAAACCAGGATGAAGTAAAGGCACTTGCGGCATGGATGACATTCAAATGTGCCGTAGTCAATATTCCTTATGGCGGTGCAAAGGGCGGCGTTATCTGTGACCCTACTGTTTTGTCAGAAGGAGAGATGAGAAGGATCACCAGAAGATTTACCGCTATGATCGCTCCCATCATCGGGCCGGATCAGGACGTTCCCGCTCCCGACGTAGGAACCAACCCCAAGGTTATGGGCTGGATGATGGATACATATAGTATGTTAAAGGGACATTGTGTTCCCGGTGTAGTGACAGGTAAACCCATTGAGATCGGCGGCGCTCTTGGACGTAGCGAAGCTACCGGACGCGGTGTCATGATCACTACCAAGAATACTCTGGCTAAGCTGGGCATGGAAATGGCCGGAACGTCAGTTGTAGTACAGGGCATGGGCAATGTAGGAAGCATCTCCGCTAAGCTGCTCCATGCGGAAGGCATGAAAGTGATCGGCGTCAGCGACGTATCCGGCGGCCTTTACTGCAAGGACGGTCTGGATATTCCTGGAATCCTGGAATATCTGAAGACACCTAAGGCTCTTCTGGAAGGCTACAATGCTCCTGGAGTTGAGCATATCGCCAATGAAGCTCTTCTGGAGCTTGAGACGACTGTATTGGTACCCGCGGCGCTGGAAAACCAGATTCACGGCGGCAATGCAGATAAATTAAACTGCAAGATCATCATCGAAGCTGCCAACGGCCCTACAACCGTAGAAGCTGATGAGATTCTTAAGAATAGGGGTATCCTCCTGATTCCCGATATTCTCGCAAACGCAGGCGGCGTAGTTGTATCCTACTTTGAATGGGTACAGAACATCCAGTCCATGTATTGGACAGAAGAAGATGTGAATAAGAGACTGAAAGAAATCATGGACCGTGCTTTTGAAGCTGTTTGGGATATTGCAAAGGAAAATGGCGTAGAACCCAGGATCGGAGCGTATCTCATCGCGATCAAGAGAACCGTTGAAGCTAAGAAGCTGAGAGGCATCTGGCCGTAA
- a CDS encoding endonuclease/exonuclease/phosphatase family protein: MKTWKIIAKVFGILLLLLAVAAGGYVAYMQFQYYRIEDNQEIDTENNRAEKLRTGVPYTIMTYNIGFGAYSQDYSFFMDTGEMLDGTKTTGKSSRAESREEAMTNTEGSIGLLKQGNTDFMFVQEVDEKATRSYQIDQVQMLRDAFPEYGSAFACNFHSAYLFYPLLEPHGAVKAGMLTFSKYQIAENTRKQFPVDNSFFTKFTDLDRCFMISRIPLEDGRELLLIQVHLSAYDKGGKIRTKQLETLNQVLKEEREKGNYVIVGGDFNHDIAGSIDTFPTEQKIPEWVYQLDDSQLAEGYHFVVADNAGEVPSCRGADIPYERGVTYTAIVDGFIVSDGVLAAAENLDAQFSFSDHNPVKMTFTLD; the protein is encoded by the coding sequence ATGAAGACATGGAAGATCATTGCGAAGGTGTTTGGAATATTGCTGCTGCTTTTGGCAGTGGCAGCGGGAGGCTACGTGGCCTATATGCAGTTTCAGTATTATCGGATAGAGGATAACCAGGAAATTGACACAGAGAATAACCGGGCTGAAAAGCTCCGGACAGGCGTGCCCTATACCATTATGACCTATAACATCGGATTCGGGGCATATTCCCAGGACTATTCCTTTTTCATGGACACCGGTGAAATGCTGGACGGCACAAAGACTACAGGAAAGTCCTCCCGGGCAGAATCCAGGGAGGAGGCCATGACTAATACGGAGGGCAGCATCGGACTTCTGAAGCAGGGGAACACAGATTTTATGTTTGTGCAGGAAGTGGATGAAAAGGCCACCAGAAGCTATCAGATCGATCAGGTGCAGATGCTCCGGGACGCATTCCCGGAATATGGTTCTGCTTTTGCGTGTAATTTTCACAGTGCATATCTGTTTTATCCTCTGTTGGAGCCGCATGGAGCCGTCAAAGCGGGCATGCTGACCTTTAGTAAATACCAGATAGCAGAAAATACCAGAAAGCAGTTTCCGGTGGATAATTCCTTTTTTACCAAGTTTACGGATTTGGACAGGTGTTTTATGATCAGCCGGATTCCTTTGGAAGACGGCAGAGAATTATTGCTGATACAGGTTCATCTCAGCGCTTATGATAAGGGAGGAAAGATTCGGACGAAGCAGCTGGAAACCCTGAATCAGGTGCTTAAGGAGGAAAGGGAAAAGGGGAATTATGTGATCGTGGGCGGCGATTTTAATCATGATATCGCCGGTTCCATAGATACCTTCCCCACAGAACAGAAAATACCGGAATGGGTATATCAGCTGGATGACTCGCAGCTGGCGGAGGGATACCACTTTGTCGTGGCTGATAACGCTGGGGAGGTGCCCAGCTGCCGCGGGGCGGATATTCCGTATGAGAGGGGAGTCACTTACACGGCCATAGTGGACGGGTTTATTGTTTCCGACGGGGTTTTGGCAGCGGCGGAGAATCTGGATGCACAGTTCAGTTTTTCGGACCATAATCCGGTGAAAATGACATTTACTCTCGATTAA
- a CDS encoding NAD(P)-dependent malic enzyme: MDYAKESLRLHAEWKGKIEVVATVPVETKDDLSLAYTPGVAQPCLEIQKDVEKSYDLTRRHNMCLVVTDGTAVLGLGDIGPEAGMPVMEGKCVLFKAFGDVDAFPLCIKSKDVDEIVNTIYLISGSFGGVNLEDIAAPRCFEIEKKLKEKCDIPIFHDDQHGTAIITLAGLNNAMKVVGKKKEDVKIVVNGAGAAAISITKLLLSDGYKDVILCDRKGAIYEGRKEGMNPIKEEMAQLTNKDKKAGSLADVLSGADVFIGVSAPGVLTTEMVKTMAKDAIIFACANPTPEIFPEDAKAGGAKVIATGRSDFPNQVNNVLAFPGVFRGTFDVRARDINDAMKIAAANALSSLISDEELSPEYIIPKAFDKRVGPAVAKAVAQAARESGVARL; encoded by the coding sequence ATGGATTACGCAAAAGAATCCCTGCGCCTCCACGCTGAATGGAAGGGCAAAATTGAAGTAGTAGCTACAGTGCCGGTTGAGACGAAGGACGATCTGTCCCTGGCCTATACCCCCGGTGTCGCACAGCCCTGCCTGGAGATCCAGAAGGATGTTGAAAAGAGCTATGATCTGACACGCCGTCACAATATGTGTCTGGTGGTGACGGATGGAACCGCCGTTCTTGGCCTGGGCGATATCGGCCCGGAGGCAGGCATGCCGGTCATGGAAGGAAAGTGTGTTCTGTTTAAAGCCTTTGGAGATGTGGATGCGTTCCCCCTCTGCATCAAAAGCAAGGATGTGGATGAGATCGTAAATACGATCTACCTGATCTCCGGCTCCTTCGGAGGAGTGAATCTGGAGGACATTGCCGCTCCCAGATGCTTTGAGATTGAGAAGAAGCTGAAGGAAAAATGCGATATCCCGATTTTCCATGACGATCAGCATGGAACTGCGATTATCACTCTGGCGGGCCTCAACAATGCCATGAAGGTAGTCGGAAAGAAAAAAGAGGATGTGAAGATCGTGGTCAACGGCGCCGGAGCTGCGGCTATTTCCATCACCAAGCTTCTGCTGTCCGACGGCTATAAGGACGTCATCCTGTGCGACAGGAAGGGCGCGATCTATGAAGGTCGCAAGGAAGGAATGAATCCCATTAAGGAAGAGATGGCTCAGCTCACCAACAAAGACAAGAAGGCGGGCTCCCTGGCAGATGTACTTTCCGGCGCAGATGTGTTCATCGGCGTATCAGCTCCCGGCGTGCTGACCACAGAGATGGTGAAGACCATGGCAAAGGATGCGATCATCTTTGCCTGCGCGAACCCTACTCCGGAGATTTTCCCGGAGGATGCGAAGGCCGGCGGAGCTAAGGTCATTGCCACTGGAAGAAGCGATTTCCCCAACCAGGTAAACAATGTGCTGGCATTCCCCGGCGTATTCCGCGGAACCTTTGACGTCCGCGCGAGGGACATCAATGATGCCATGAAGATTGCGGCGGCCAATGCCCTTTCCAGTCTGATCTCCGATGAAGAGCTGTCACCGGAGTATATCATTCCCAAGGCCTTTGACAAGAGAGTCGGTCCCGCTGTGGCGAAGGCAGTTGCCCAGGCCGCGAGGGAAAGCGGTGTAGCGAGGCTGTAA
- a CDS encoding DegT/DnrJ/EryC1/StrS family aminotransferase, translated as MPGPGAFWIGEEEINEVVDVLKSGHLSRYGKLEDPNFRHKVISFEEEFAKFSGARHCLAVSGGTSALINCLVSMGVGPGDEVIVPGYTFVATMSAVLFAKAIPILAEIDDSLTMDPDDFEKKITPRTKAVIPVHMLGNPCRMDRIMEIADRHGIAVLEDSCQACGATYRGRPVGSFGKMSAFSLNIFKTITAGDGGMLTTDDDELFTRAFAFHDQGHLPYRAGAEIGGRTIIGMNQRVNEVSGAVALAQVRKLPLIISTLRRNKERLKSRLQGLPGFKFRTINDEGECGTILTLIFDTKELADRFCKEVNTKVVYESGWHVYAHMEQILGKCTSTAFKCPYECPVYGREVSYTSDMLPKTDDILMRSVNISVGVVDAALAAGFGVNINSTDAEIDRAADKMAEVIQKISF; from the coding sequence ATGCCAGGACCGGGAGCATTTTGGATTGGTGAGGAAGAAATCAACGAAGTAGTAGATGTTTTGAAAAGCGGACATTTATCACGCTATGGTAAGCTGGAAGACCCGAATTTCAGGCATAAAGTAATTTCTTTTGAGGAGGAATTCGCAAAGTTTTCGGGAGCCAGGCACTGTCTGGCTGTGTCCGGAGGAACCAGCGCCCTGATCAACTGTCTGGTATCCATGGGAGTGGGGCCGGGAGACGAGGTGATCGTGCCGGGATATACGTTTGTGGCGACCATGTCTGCGGTTCTGTTTGCAAAGGCGATACCGATTCTGGCGGAAATCGACGATTCCCTGACCATGGATCCGGATGATTTTGAGAAAAAGATCACACCGAGGACCAAAGCGGTTATCCCGGTACATATGCTTGGAAATCCGTGCAGGATGGACAGAATCATGGAAATCGCCGACAGACATGGCATTGCGGTCCTGGAGGACAGCTGTCAGGCCTGCGGCGCCACCTACAGGGGCCGTCCCGTCGGCTCATTCGGAAAGATGTCAGCGTTTTCCCTCAATATCTTCAAGACCATCACTGCAGGAGACGGGGGCATGCTGACCACGGATGACGATGAATTGTTTACCAGAGCCTTTGCCTTTCATGACCAGGGCCATCTTCCTTACCGGGCCGGAGCGGAAATTGGCGGGCGGACTATCATCGGGATGAACCAGAGGGTGAACGAGGTGAGCGGAGCGGTGGCATTGGCTCAGGTCCGCAAGCTGCCGCTGATCATCAGTACGCTCCGCAGGAATAAGGAAAGGCTGAAAAGCAGGCTGCAGGGCCTTCCGGGATTTAAGTTCCGTACCATCAATGATGAAGGGGAGTGCGGCACGATTCTGACACTGATCTTTGATACGAAAGAACTGGCAGATCGTTTCTGCAAGGAAGTGAACACAAAGGTGGTATATGAATCCGGATGGCACGTGTATGCCCATATGGAGCAGATACTTGGTAAATGCACTTCCACCGCGTTTAAGTGTCCCTACGAATGTCCCGTTTATGGAAGGGAGGTCAGCTATACCTCTGATATGCTGCCGAAAACGGATGATATTCTCATGCGAAGCGTAAATATCAGCGTAGGTGTGGTCGACGCAGCGCTGGCTGCGGGATTTGGCGTCAATATAAACTCTACGGACGCGGAAATAGACAGAGCGGCGGACAAAATGGCGGAAGTCATACAAAAAATCAGTTTCTGA
- a CDS encoding DegT/DnrJ/EryC1/StrS family aminotransferase encodes MNFNVGIDFLIKENPVGAIFGDDEINAVARVMRSGKTLAYGENRDQFEAEFAEYVGAKHCITTSSGTTALDLAVMILCLKEGDEVISTPQSFRATYLKLASKNITIKFADVFPDTLNMDPSTIEDKITDRTRAIMIMDYAGNPNDMDAIMAIARKHDLKVIEDAAHAPGASYRGRKIGSIADLTCFSFQSLKNMSLGGEGGAVTTDDDELAAAALEIRAYGILGEKKERETPCIGPYKPLKHIYDHASFSYTHDWTHIDEIGTNMRITEMQAAIGLVQLAKLDKFNEMRIAIAKKYNEAFNRVEGLRTLKIDPQDRCVYHLYPVFIDPEILGVDLQGFIDYLQFEKRIQIILRFFPATVSDYMVYKGHKLGESPVCEKVWFEQQVNIPINPKMTEVEVAYVINSVVEAAEHFKSNK; translated from the coding sequence ATGAATTTTAATGTCGGTATCGATTTTCTGATAAAAGAAAACCCGGTGGGTGCTATTTTCGGGGATGATGAGATCAATGCAGTCGCACGGGTGATGCGTTCCGGGAAAACCTTGGCTTATGGCGAGAACCGGGACCAGTTTGAGGCGGAGTTTGCGGAATATGTGGGCGCAAAACATTGTATCACCACATCCTCAGGTACGACAGCCCTGGATCTGGCGGTCATGATCCTCTGCTTAAAAGAAGGGGACGAGGTGATCTCCACTCCTCAAAGCTTCCGGGCTACCTATTTAAAGCTGGCAAGTAAAAATATCACCATCAAGTTCGCGGATGTTTTTCCAGATACCTTGAATATGGATCCGTCGACCATTGAGGATAAGATCACAGACAGGACAAGGGCTATCATGATTATGGACTATGCGGGCAACCCCAATGACATGGACGCGATCATGGCGATCGCCAGAAAGCATGATCTGAAGGTAATAGAAGACGCCGCCCATGCTCCGGGCGCCAGCTACAGGGGGAGGAAAATAGGCTCCATCGCGGATCTGACCTGCTTTTCCTTCCAGTCTTTAAAAAATATGTCCCTGGGCGGCGAAGGAGGCGCGGTCACAACGGATGATGACGAATTGGCGGCCGCGGCTCTGGAAATACGGGCGTATGGGATACTCGGTGAAAAAAAGGAAAGGGAAACGCCGTGTATCGGGCCTTATAAACCGTTAAAGCATATCTACGATCACGCCAGTTTTTCTTATACCCATGACTGGACTCACATCGACGAGATCGGCACTAATATGAGAATTACTGAAATGCAGGCGGCTATAGGCCTGGTACAGCTTGCGAAGCTGGATAAGTTCAATGAAATGAGAATTGCCATCGCGAAGAAGTATAATGAAGCTTTCAATCGGGTGGAGGGGCTTCGGACTTTAAAGATTGATCCCCAGGACCGCTGCGTATATCATTTATATCCGGTCTTTATCGATCCGGAGATTCTGGGAGTAGACCTGCAGGGCTTCATCGATTACCTGCAGTTTGAAAAACGGATTCAGATCATCCTGCGATTCTTCCCGGCGACGGTTTCTGACTATATGGTCTACAAAGGACACAAGCTGGGGGAATCCCCCGTGTGTGAAAAGGTATGGTTTGAGCAGCAGGTCAATATCCCGATCAATCCCAAGATGACGGAGGTTGAGGTTGCCTATGTCATCAACAGCGTAGTGGAAGCGGCAGAACACTTCAAGTCAAATAAGTGA
- a CDS encoding sugar ABC transporter ATP-binding protein — MEEQEYALKLEGIRKSYYGVYALDNVDFAVKKGTIHALMGENGAGKSTLVKVIAGVHRPDEGKVILKGKEVSFSNPGQSIDHGIAMIYQELNPILDMTVAENLYLGREPMKKRNTIINDKKMYRDARELLDKVSLDVDPRMNMRLLSVAQHQLVEIAKAIDRNAELIIMDEPTSALSEREIEGLFQIMRELKNQGRTIIYISHKLDEVFQVSDEVTVLRDGHYVGTFFTRELDKNQLIKKMVDRELTEIFPVRRKKPSGKIKLSVEGLSRKNEFDNINFEVYEGEILGMVGLMGAGRTEIAQAVFGCTRPDSGRIRIDGREVHIRTPKDAVEHRMGFVTEDRKLTGLVLPMSVKDNVTLAHLEKLCTGRYFIRKKEEKELAEEYVKKLRTKIMGLGQLVQNLSGGNQQKVVLGKWLMNVPEILILDEPTRGIDVGAKSEIYQLIADLADAGITVIMISSEMEEILGLCDRMVVFHEGHKSGEVMRADTTQEQLLEMATS, encoded by the coding sequence GTGGAGGAACAGGAATATGCTTTGAAGCTGGAAGGGATCAGGAAAAGCTATTATGGAGTGTATGCCCTGGATAACGTGGATTTTGCAGTGAAAAAGGGGACGATACACGCTCTGATGGGTGAAAATGGAGCCGGGAAATCCACTTTGGTGAAAGTGATAGCAGGGGTGCACCGGCCTGATGAAGGAAAAGTTATTCTGAAGGGGAAAGAGGTATCCTTCTCAAACCCCGGCCAGTCCATTGACCATGGCATCGCGATGATCTACCAGGAGCTGAACCCTATACTTGATATGACCGTGGCGGAGAATCTTTATCTGGGAAGAGAACCCATGAAAAAAAGAAACACAATCATAAATGATAAAAAAATGTACCGGGATGCGAGGGAACTTTTGGATAAGGTGTCCCTGGATGTGGACCCTAGGATGAATATGAGATTACTGTCCGTGGCTCAGCATCAGCTGGTGGAGATCGCGAAAGCGATCGACCGGAATGCGGAGCTGATTATCATGGATGAACCTACCTCTGCTTTGTCGGAACGGGAAATCGAAGGCCTGTTCCAAATCATGAGGGAGCTTAAGAACCAGGGGCGCACTATCATTTATATCAGCCATAAGCTGGATGAGGTCTTTCAGGTGTCGGATGAGGTCACAGTTCTGAGGGACGGGCATTATGTGGGGACATTCTTTACGCGGGAACTGGACAAAAACCAGCTGATAAAGAAAATGGTGGACAGGGAGCTGACGGAGATTTTTCCGGTTCGCAGGAAAAAACCGTCGGGCAAGATAAAGCTGTCCGTGGAAGGCTTATCCCGGAAAAATGAATTTGATAATATAAATTTTGAAGTTTATGAGGGAGAGATCCTGGGCATGGTGGGCCTCATGGGAGCGGGAAGGACAGAAATCGCCCAGGCCGTATTCGGATGCACAAGGCCGGACAGCGGCCGTATTCGGATAGATGGAAGAGAAGTGCATATCCGGACGCCGAAGGACGCGGTGGAGCACCGCATGGGATTTGTGACAGAGGACCGGAAGCTGACCGGTCTTGTGCTCCCCATGAGCGTGAAGGACAACGTCACTCTGGCGCACCTGGAGAAGCTCTGTACCGGCAGATATTTCATACGGAAAAAGGAAGAGAAGGAACTGGCGGAAGAATATGTAAAGAAACTCCGGACTAAAATTATGGGACTTGGGCAGCTGGTACAGAACCTTAGCGGCGGAAACCAGCAGAAAGTGGTGCTGGGGAAATGGCTGATGAATGTGCCGGAGATCCTGATACTGGATGAGCCTACAAGAGGAATCGATGTCGGAGCAAAATCCGAGATTTATCAGCTGATCGCGGACCTGGCGGACGCGGGAATCACGGTCATCATGATTTCCTCGGAAATGGAAGAAATTCTTGGATTATGTGACCGCATGGTGGTGTTTCACGAAGGACATAAAAGCGGAGAAGTGATGAGGGCAGACACCACGCAGGAACAGCTCCTGGAAATGGCGACGAGCTGA
- a CDS encoding ABC transporter permease has product MDPTNHNSRELAKGKYKQSRIFMAKYGIVIAFVIFCLILSISTRGRFLNIGNILNVLRQVSINGILAIGMTFVILTGGIDLSVGATVALSGFICASVYKAGWGMLAVFALTVLCGGLIGLVNGYLVANHSLAPFIVTLGVQTMVRGFTYIYSDGKPISQFTGNFVEIGQGSFLGIPIPVWILLITFLISCFILYKTKMGRYVFAVGGNLNAALYSGVRTKSILRFAYCYCGLMSGLAAVVLTSRVSAALPQAGLAYESDAIAAVVIGGTSLSGGKGRLWGTIVGVLLIGVITNGLDLLSVSSYIQQVVKGAIIIGAILFDRFTNRTN; this is encoded by the coding sequence ATGGATCCTACAAATCATAATTCAAGAGAACTCGCAAAAGGCAAATATAAGCAAAGCCGGATATTCATGGCAAAGTATGGGATTGTGATCGCATTTGTCATATTCTGCCTGATACTGAGTATTTCCACCAGGGGACGTTTTTTAAACATCGGAAATATCCTGAATGTTCTCAGGCAGGTGTCCATCAATGGAATTCTGGCGATCGGCATGACCTTTGTCATCCTCACCGGCGGGATAGATTTGTCCGTCGGTGCCACAGTGGCCCTGTCCGGCTTTATCTGTGCCAGTGTTTATAAGGCGGGCTGGGGGATGCTTGCAGTATTCGCGCTGACTGTTCTGTGCGGAGGCCTGATAGGGCTGGTAAACGGCTATCTTGTGGCAAATCATTCTCTGGCGCCCTTTATCGTGACCCTGGGCGTACAGACCATGGTGAGAGGTTTTACGTATATTTATTCAGATGGAAAACCGATTTCACAGTTCACGGGTAATTTTGTGGAAATTGGTCAGGGCAGCTTCCTCGGCATTCCCATACCGGTCTGGATTTTACTGATCACCTTTTTGATCTCCTGTTTTATATTGTATAAAACTAAAATGGGACGGTATGTGTTCGCCGTAGGAGGTAACTTGAACGCGGCGCTTTATTCCGGTGTGAGGACTAAAAGCATCCTGCGGTTTGCGTACTGTTATTGCGGCCTGATGAGCGGCCTGGCAGCCGTGGTCCTGACATCCAGAGTATCGGCGGCCCTGCCGCAGGCGGGACTGGCCTATGAATCTGACGCGATCGCTGCAGTGGTCATCGGCGGCACCAGCCTTTCCGGTGGGAAAGGAAGGCTCTGGGGTACCATAGTCGGAGTCCTGCTGATCGGGGTGATCACCAACGGACTGGACCTGCTCTCTGTTTCTTCCTATATTCAGCAGGTGGTGAAGGGAGCCATTATCATCGGAGCCATATTGTTTGACAGGTTTACAAATCGGACGAATTAG
- a CDS encoding substrate-binding domain-containing protein has product MKKMKKAMALIMCLVLCTGALAGCSGKPTAAKETTEKETAKAAQDETTAAESQGASAVQKAVEKAGDKDHIVIGTSIYFMTEFCVLMVEGMQEEAERQNAELVVLDAKNDASLQLNQIENLISQQVDSIIISPVNSDAAEPALDLCEAAGIPISAVNMTITTDRDYYYVGPNEIQAGELAAQWLIDNVGEDAKVCIIQGPIGCSAQIFRDEGIFNILDKHPGVEVLAIKPGDWNRNTAVSLTENWLTTYGDKLDAIISHDDDMGLGVVRALQSAGKLEDVKVIACADGIEEACESVKAGEMSVTFFQDVFREGELSVEMAAKLARGEKIEEQQVLIDMIPTEKEYAQELLEDYYGPRK; this is encoded by the coding sequence ATGAAAAAGATGAAAAAGGCAATGGCGCTCATCATGTGTCTCGTCTTATGTACGGGAGCGCTGGCAGGCTGTTCGGGCAAGCCGACCGCCGCAAAGGAGACCACCGAAAAAGAAACTGCAAAGGCAGCACAGGATGAAACGACGGCCGCAGAATCGCAGGGAGCTTCCGCGGTACAGAAAGCCGTGGAAAAGGCAGGGGATAAAGACCACATCGTGATCGGCACATCCATTTATTTCATGACTGAATTCTGTGTGCTCATGGTAGAAGGAATGCAGGAGGAAGCGGAACGGCAGAATGCGGAACTGGTGGTACTGGATGCCAAAAACGACGCCTCGCTGCAGCTGAACCAGATTGAGAATCTGATCTCTCAGCAGGTGGACAGCATCATCATATCGCCCGTGAATTCGGACGCGGCGGAACCGGCCCTGGATTTATGTGAAGCGGCGGGGATTCCCATATCGGCAGTAAATATGACGATCACCACGGACCGGGATTACTATTATGTGGGGCCGAATGAGATCCAGGCCGGCGAGCTGGCGGCCCAGTGGCTGATCGACAATGTGGGAGAGGATGCCAAGGTCTGCATTATCCAGGGGCCCATCGGCTGTTCGGCGCAGATTTTCCGGGATGAAGGCATCTTTAACATACTTGATAAACATCCGGGGGTCGAGGTTCTGGCTATTAAGCCGGGGGACTGGAACCGTAATACCGCTGTTTCCCTGACGGAGAACTGGCTGACTACCTATGGAGATAAACTGGATGCGATCATTTCCCATGATGATGATATGGGCCTTGGAGTTGTGCGCGCTCTGCAGTCAGCCGGCAAATTGGAAGATGTGAAGGTGATCGCGTGCGCCGACGGGATAGAGGAGGCGTGTGAATCGGTAAAAGCAGGAGAAATGTCCGTCACCTTTTTCCAGGACGTGTTCCGGGAAGGGGAATTGTCCGTGGAAATGGCGGCGAAGCTGGCGCGCGGAGAAAAGATTGAGGAACAGCAGGTGCTGATCGACATGATTCCCACGGAAAAGGAGTACGCGCAGGAACTGCTGGAGGACTACTACGGACCCAGAAAATAG